CCTGGACGCGGGCAGCATCCGTGAGGACGCACGGCCCGCCGCCGGGAAGAAGGCGGCCGCGGAACAGGCGTCCCTGCCGCAGGCCCGGCCTGCCCGCAGCGGCCGTGCCACCAGCCAGATGAGCCTTCTGGATGCCCTGCCGCAGGAATCCGTGCCCGCACTGGATGACGTGTCGGCCCTGCCGGACTGCCGGGATGCCCGTGTGGCCCTGATCTGGGCCCACGGCGACCGTGAGGCCCCCCATCTTGCCGTGGAGGACGCTGACGGCAGCTCCCTGGGCCAATGGCAGTGGACAGGATCCGAGGCGGAGCTGGCCCGCTGGCTGGCCCCGGCCCGCACCCTGGTGACGGCCGATCTCAAGGGCATGCTGACGTCCGCGTCCTGCTGGCAATTTTTGGCCGGACGCGCCGCGGACTGCATGGACCTGGGCGTGGCCGCCTATCTGCTGAACCCCGAAGAGAACGATTACGGCTGGCCCCGTCTTTCGGCCCGCTGGGGCGCCGTGCTGCGCCATGAGCTGGAGGGCAGGGGCGAGACGGCCCCCGGACCCGCACGCCTGGGGCTGGCCATGGCGCGGCTGTTCGGGCAGCGCCTGGAAAAGGACGGCCTGCTGGAGCTGTTCCGGCGGCTGGAGATGCCCCTGCTGCCCGTGCTGGCCGGCATGGAACAGACCGGGGTGGCCATCGACGCTGCGGCCTTCCGGGCCTTCCTCGACGACGTGCAGGGCCGGCTGGACCAGCTGACGGCCCATGTCTACGAGCTGGCGGGCACGCAGTTCAACATCCGCTCGGCCCAGCAGCTGGGCGACGTGCTGTTCAACGGGCTGGGACTGCCCGCCCCGCGCAAGACCAAGGGCGGCCAGGCCTCCACCAGCCAGCAGACGCTGGAGAAGCTGGCCGGGCAGCATCCGGTGGTGGACAGCATCCTCCAGTACCGCAAGCTGGAGAAGATGCGCTCCACCTATCTCGATCCCCTGCCGCGCCTGGTGGATCCGCAGGGCCGCATCCATACCACCTTCAACCAGAAGGCCACGGCCACGGGAAGGCTCTCTTCCAGCAACCCCAACCTGCAGAACATCCCCGTGCGCGGGCCGCTGGGCAAGCGCATGCGTTCCTGCTTCATCGCCGGGCCGGGCCGCCTGCTGGTCTCGGCCGACTATTCGCAGGTGGAGCTGCGCGTGCTGGCCCATGTCTCGCAGGATCCGGCCCTGCTGGAAGCCTTCCGCAACGGCGAGGACATCCACGCCCGCACGGCGGCCCTGGTCTATGACCTGCCTCCCGACCAGGTGAGCCCGGACCAGCGCCGCAATGCCAAGACCATCAACTTCGGTCTCATCTACGGCATGGGCGCCCAGAAGCTGGCCCAGGAACTCAAGATCGGCACCGCGCAGGCCAGGGACTTCATCGCCCGTTATTTCGAGCGCCTGCAGGGCCTGAAAGCATTTTACGAAGGCGTGGAGGCCTCGGCCCGCAAGCACGGTTTCGTGACCACTCTGGGCGGCCGCCGCCGCCTGCTGCCGGACATCAATGCCGCCAGCGGCCAGGCCGCGGCCCTGGCCCGCCGCCAGGCCATCAATACCGTGATCCAGGGCTCGGCGGCGGACATCATCAAGCTGGCCATGCTGGCCGTGGCCCGTGACGGGCGCCTGCGGGAGCTGGATGCCCGCCTGCTGCTGCAGGTGCACGACGAACTTTTGCTGGAAGTGCCCGCCGATGCCGCCGAAGAAGCCGGGACCCTGGTGGCCCGCCTCATGCAGGACGTCCGCCCCGGCGGCCGGGAGCTTTCCGTGCCGTTGCTGGTGGACTGGGGCACCGGGCACGACTGGGGCGCGGCGCATTAGGCCCTGCCGGTCCGCAACGCATGACTGCCGTGGGGGAAGGGGACCGCTCCCGCGTGCGCCGGGGCCCCTTCCCCATGCGCTTCCTTTCCTTTTCCCGTGCGGGTGGTGAAAAGCGGCAGGGAAGGGAGGCATCCCCTTGTCCCCGCGTCCGTCCCCGCACGGCGGGGAGAGCATCAACCGATCCGTCCAAACACGCGTTTGTCCGCGCCCGTCCCCGCGTGGCGGAAAGGGCGGGGCCCGTCCCCTTCCGGGAGCCTGTTGGGCGGCGGGACGGCTCCGGCAGAACAGCCATAAAAAGACAAGTTTTTTCAGACTGTTTGGGGCATGGTTCAAGTTTTTGGCAAAAAAAGGATGACAGCCGGAGCATTCTGGTATACACAAAGCCGCAGCCGTCTGGAATACGGCACAAATTTGGCATTCCGTCGTGAATGCTTGACAAGTTGCGCACTTTGCGATAAAGAGCGCTTTCTTTGTGAGCGATACTGTCGTCACCCGTTAGGCGGCACGTCGCAGACGGATTTTCCGCCGCTTGATGGCTACTGAGATAAGTAGATGAGGAGTTCATCCCGATGAAGACGTTCAGCCCCACCCCGAAAGACATCAACCACGAATGGTTTGTGGTTGACGCCCAGGATCAGGTGCTGGGTCGTCTGGCCAGCCAGATCGCCCACCGCCTGCGCGGCAAGCATAAGCCCGAATTCGCCCGTCACATGGACAACGGCGACTTTATCGTCGTGGTCAACTGCGAAAAGATCAAGGTGACCGGCACCAAGATGGCCCACAAGAACTACTATCGCCACTCCGGCTGGGTGGGCGGTCTGAAGACCACCTCCCTGGGCGATATGCTGGCTTCCAAGCCCGAGCGCGTGCTCATGGCCGCTGTGCGTGGCATGCTGCCCAAGAACCGTCTGGGCCGCGCCATGCTGAAGAAGCTCAAGATTTACGCGGGTCCCGAACACCCGCACACGGCTCAGAACCCGCAGCCGCTGACCCTGCCTTACTAAGGAGCGCACGTCATGAGCGACAAATTCGAATACGGCACCGGCCGCCGCAAGACCGCCACTGCCCGCACCCGCGTCTACGCTGGCTCCGGCAACATCACGGTGAACGGTCGTGCCTTTGAGGATTACTTCCCCCGCAAGACCCTGCAGATGATCATCCGTCAGCCCCTCGTGCTGTCCAAGCTGGCTGAAAAGCTGGACGTGCGCGTCAACGTGGCCGGCGGCGGCGTGGCCGGTCAGGCCGAAGCCGTGCGTCACGGTATTTCCCGCGCCCTGCTGCTGGTGGATCCCGCCCTTCGTCCCATCCTGAAGAAGGCCGGCTTCCTGACCCGCGATGCGCGCAAGAAGGAACGCAAAAAGTACGGTCTGCGCGCTGCCCGCGCCCGTTACCAGTACTCGAAGCGTTAATCCGTACCCCGGATCACGGAACCCCAAGGGGTGGGCCATTGTTGGCCCACCCCTTTTCTGTTATCGTGCGCCCGTCCTGTCCCGGGGGACGGGAGCCTGTGCCCTTTCTTCGCGGTCCCGTCCGCGCC
This is a stretch of genomic DNA from Desulfovibrio piger. It encodes these proteins:
- the rplM gene encoding 50S ribosomal protein L13; protein product: MKTFSPTPKDINHEWFVVDAQDQVLGRLASQIAHRLRGKHKPEFARHMDNGDFIVVVNCEKIKVTGTKMAHKNYYRHSGWVGGLKTTSLGDMLASKPERVLMAAVRGMLPKNRLGRAMLKKLKIYAGPEHPHTAQNPQPLTLPY
- the polA gene encoding DNA polymerase I, with the translated sequence MSLKQRLGLAAEPVFLMDGSAFIYRGFFANRNMQRSDGFPTNSLVVVSRVLLRILREERPRYFAFVQDGKGPNFRHEIFPLYKANRDATPEDLVLQLEPIQRMVRALGIRLEVSQGCEADDCIASLAARFAAEHPVIIVSGDKDLKQCLGPNVYMWDPASREEKLVSEADFTAENGVTPAQWPDVQALIGDTSDNIPGVPGIGPKTARQIFAICPSLEDIRDHFVLLPPKVQAKLQEHLENMFIWRELTTLSREACPGVTLDDLRVRPLDAATCALLTEEFELFALRRELAALDRLQAAEADLPEEFLDAGSIREDARPAAGKKAAAEQASLPQARPARSGRATSQMSLLDALPQESVPALDDVSALPDCRDARVALIWAHGDREAPHLAVEDADGSSLGQWQWTGSEAELARWLAPARTLVTADLKGMLTSASCWQFLAGRAADCMDLGVAAYLLNPEENDYGWPRLSARWGAVLRHELEGRGETAPGPARLGLAMARLFGQRLEKDGLLELFRRLEMPLLPVLAGMEQTGVAIDAAAFRAFLDDVQGRLDQLTAHVYELAGTQFNIRSAQQLGDVLFNGLGLPAPRKTKGGQASTSQQTLEKLAGQHPVVDSILQYRKLEKMRSTYLDPLPRLVDPQGRIHTTFNQKATATGRLSSSNPNLQNIPVRGPLGKRMRSCFIAGPGRLLVSADYSQVELRVLAHVSQDPALLEAFRNGEDIHARTAALVYDLPPDQVSPDQRRNAKTINFGLIYGMGAQKLAQELKIGTAQARDFIARYFERLQGLKAFYEGVEASARKHGFVTTLGGRRRLLPDINAASGQAAALARRQAINTVIQGSAADIIKLAMLAVARDGRLRELDARLLLQVHDELLLEVPADAAEEAGTLVARLMQDVRPGGRELSVPLLVDWGTGHDWGAAH
- the rpsI gene encoding 30S ribosomal protein S9 yields the protein MSDKFEYGTGRRKTATARTRVYAGSGNITVNGRAFEDYFPRKTLQMIIRQPLVLSKLAEKLDVRVNVAGGGVAGQAEAVRHGISRALLLVDPALRPILKKAGFLTRDARKKERKKYGLRAARARYQYSKR